The Dongia rigui genome includes the window ATCCTGCGGCCAGTTCTTCTCCAAGAACGCCAACTCGTCCTGGATGGTGTCGGCCAGACCCGGCGAAACTTCGTCAGCCCGGTCCTTGGTGTTGGCAACCAAGGTGCGCCAGCCGGCGAGCGACAGGTTGTTCGGCCGCTTCAGGGCGAAATCGCGGCCCTTGATGTGGAGATCGGCCATGGCGCCGCCGAGCAATTGGCAATGGCGCTCGGTCGGACGGCGCGGCCACATGCCCTCAAGAAACGAGATGATCGCCGCCGGCCGGCCGCACAGCTCGCGTAAGGCTTCCCCATCCCTGGCCTTGATCGGCGTCGGGCAGCTCAACCCCTTGGCGGCCAGATGCTCCATCAACCCCAGGAAGAACGGCAGATCAGAGCGGTTCACTCGCTTCTCATAAAGGGTCAGGATGTAGCTGCCCTTGGTCGTGCGCATGAGGAAGTTCGAATTCTCGACGCCCTCGGCAATCCCCTTGCAGGAAACAACCTCACCGATGTCATAGGCTTTGACGAAGGCTGCAAGCTCCCCATCCGGCACTTCGGTATAAACAGCCATGGTGATGTTCCGGATTGGTTAGGCGGTGAGAGCGCGGGGCAGCTTGAAATGCGTCGTCTCGGTCGTGACCGAAACCTCGTCGGTGTCGATGTCATAGCGGTCGCGCAGGGCACCGATCACTTCCTGCACCAGAATCTCCGGCGCCGAGGCGCCTGCCGTGATGCCGACCGTCTTGACGCCATCGAACCAGGACCAGTCGATCTCGGCGGCCTTCTGCACCAGATGGGCCTCCGGGCAGCCGGCGACACGCGCCACCTCGACCAGACGGCGGGAATTCGACGAGTTCGGCGCACCGATCACCAGCATCAAATCGCATTTCTCGGCGATGGCTTTGACGGCCTGCTGGCGGTTGGTGGTGGCGTAGCAGATGTCTTCCTTGCGCGGTCCGTGGATGTCCGGGAAACGGCGCTTCAGCACGGCGATGATGCCGATCGTATCGTCGATCGACAGCGTGGTCTGCGTGATGAAGGCAAGATTACGCGGGTCCTTCACCTCGATCTTTTCAGCGTCTTCGGCTGTCTCGACCAGCGACACCGCGCCCTCGGGCAATTGGCCGATGGTACCGATCACTTCCGGATGGCCGGCATGGCCGATGAGGATGATGTGCTGGCCGGTGGCATAATGCCCTTCCGCCTCGCGGTGCACCTTGGAGACCAGCGGGCAAGTGGCATCGAGATACATGAGCTCGCGCCGCTCGGCATCTTCCGGCACGGATTTCGGGACGCCATGGGCCGAGAACACGACCGGGAACTTGCCCGGAATTTCGTCCAGCTCCTCGACGAAGACGGCGCCCTTCTTTTCCAGCGCCTCGACCACATGACGATTGTGGACGATTTCGTGGCGCACATAGACCGGGGCGCCATAGCGCTCCAAAGCCCGCTCGACGATCTGGATGGCACGGTCCACGCCCGCACAGAAGCCACGGGGGGCGGCCAGATAGACGGTCAGCTTGCTTTTGCTCATCGACAGGCCCAGTAGCGGGTGGGTTTGGCTGGTGAATGTGCCTGGAATATAGGGTTTTCGGTTTGCCGTGCAATGCCAAAGGGCGGAATGAAGCCATCGAATTCCCGCACGCCACAGCCGGGTCGCCGTCTTGTCGAAGGCCGGCCGCTCATTTAAAGTCGTCCAACAGGGTTAATTTGGTCGAGATATGGCGCGCCGTCACGGAGCGACCGGTTTGGACCGCTTGAGGGGAAATGGCCAAGATGACGGATCCGCAGATCGCGCAGAAAGCGCCGTTCAAGATCGATGTCGAAGCTGGCAAATCCTATTTCTGGTGCGCCTGTGGGCGCAGCCAAAAGCAGCCTTTTTGCGACGGCTCGCATAAAGGCACCGGCCTCAGCCCCATCAAATTCGACGCCACTGCAGCCAAGGCCGTGTTTTTCTGCGGCTGCAAGCATTCCCAGAAAGCACCGCTTTGCGACGGCACGCACGCGAATCTCTGAACAGCGGCACCGGTCGCACGGAAAGGATGACGATGAACTCGATGAGCACATTGGGGCGCAATCTTCTTGGCCTCATGGGCGCCGGCTTGTTGCTGAGCGCCTGTGTGGACCCGATTGCACAACAATCGCGCCCCTGCCCGATGGTCAAGGTGATCCAGGACGCGGCCTATCTCACCCGCTTTGCCGGCGAGGCCGAGGATCTCGCTGAGACGTCGTTCGAGGCGCGCATCGGGCGATCGAAGTCCTTTTGCACTTATGTGATCAACACGGACACCGGCGAGACGACGATCCGCAGCGAACTCAGCATCGAATTCGCAGCCTCGCGCGGGCCTAAGAATCCGGACAGTGCCGCCAAGTTCAACTACTGGGTTCGCGTGGTGGGGCCTGGCAACAGCCAGCTTTCCAGTCAGACTTTGGATGTCGAAATCCCATTCACCGCGGCCAAGGTGCAGGCGACGGCGCAGGACCAGGTCAATATCCTGACCCCCCTCAAGAAGGGTGAGACCGGCGATTTTTATCGCATCTATATCGGCCTCGCGGTCAACGAGAAAGAGCTCGACTACAACCGGCGCAATCCCCAGTTCTGACGCTCCAGGCCCGGCCGCGTAGCGACTCGGTATGCCGCATCTGCACATAAAAATGCCGCTTGACGGATAGTCGCGCACAGGCCCATGTTGCGCGCGGCAAAACCCGTCGTCGGGAGAGACCTCGCCCCAGCCAGAGTGACTGGGGTCAGGCGCCGAAGGAGCAACCGCCCCCGGAAACTCTCAGGCAAAAGGACCGACACGGGGAAAAACTCTGGAAAGCGGATGGCCCCACACCTGGGCTTCATCCCACCGAAGGAGTAAACCGCCAGCCTTGATCGGCGCGCCTCGTCGCGCGCCAGGGCCGACGGCCAATCTCTCAGGTCCCGAAGACAGAGGGGGGTCGCGCGGGTAACGGAAACGTTGCCCGGTCGCGGTCGCCATTCGTCGGAGGGTTCATCTCTTGAGTTCCGGTTCCGGGGTCGACGCACCCCTTCTCGTCACTGCCCTGCATGATCTTCACATCGCCTTGGGCGCCAAAATGGTGCCCTTTGCCGGATACGACATGCCCGTGCAGTACCCGGCCGGGATCCTGGCCGAGCATCTCCACACCCGCGCTGGCGCAGGCCTGTTCGACGTTTCGCATATGGGCCAGATCCGCATCCGTGCCGAGAGTTTTGCGGCAGCGGCCGCAGCGGTCGAGCGCCTGTGTCCAGCGGACTTCCAGGCCCTGAAGCCCGGCCAGCAGCGCTACAGCTTCTTCACCGATAACAGCGGCGGCATCCTCGACGACCTCATGGTCACGCGCCTGGGCGCCGGCGACGACCGCGATCACTTGTTCATGGTCGTGAATGCCGGCTGCAAGGATTCCGACATCGCGCATCTCAAGGCCAATCTCGGCGCGCGCTGCGAGATTGAGGTGCTTGCCGACCGCTCCCTCGTCGCGCTGCAAGGACCGCTGGCGGCGGCCGTCTTCGCGCGGCTTGCACCGGACAGCGCCAAGCTGAAATTCATGAACGGTGCGGCGCTGAAGGCTGCAGGATTTGACGTCATCGCCACGCGCTCCGGCTATACCGGCGAAGATGGTTTCGAGATCTCGGTCGCCAATGCCGATATCGCGGCCTTTGCCAAGAAACTGCTGGATGAGCCGGAAGTAAATCCGATCGGTCTTGGTGCGCGCGATTCGCTGCGGCTTGAAGCCGGGCTCTGCCTTTACGGCAACGACATCACGGAAAAAACCAACCCAGTCGAGGCCGGCCTTGTCTGGGCGATGCAGAAGCGCCGCCGCGAGGAAGGCGGCTTCCCCGGCGCCGGCATCATCCAGCGCCAGCTCGCCGAAGGCCCGTCGCGCTTGCGTGTCGGCATCCTGCCGGAAGGGAAAGCCCCGGCCCGCGCCCATACCGAGATCACCGATGCGGGCGGCCGCGTCATTGGCGAGATCACCTCGGGCGGCTTCGGTCCGTCGCTGGGGGCGCCGCTTGCCATGGGCTATGTCGAAAAGGCCCATGCCACGATCGGCACGAGCGTCAATCTGATGGTCCGCGGCAAGGCATTGCCGGCGAAAATCGCCGCCATGCCTTTCGTCGCCCATCGTTATCAGCGCTGACCCGTCGTGGTCAGCTTCACCGGAGAGAGGCGCGACGATCCGTCGAAGCGCCGCAACAAAAACGAGGAGAGTTTCATGAGCGGCATTCGCTTTTCGAAGGATCATGAATGGGTGAAGGTCGACGGTGATGTCGCCACCATCGGCATCAGCCCCTATGCCCAGGAACAGCTGGGTGATGTCGTTTTCGTCGACCTGCCGGCCATCGGCAAGAAGGTCGAGAAGGGCAAGGAACTGGCCGTGGTCGAATCCGTGAAGGCGGCCAGCGAAGTCTACGCCCCGGTTTCCGGCGAAGTGGTCGAAGTGAACGATGCATTGGGCGATGCACCCGGCACCGTCAATGAAGACGCGCTCGGCAAAGGCTGGTTCGCCAAGGTGAAGATGTCGAACAAGGCCGAGCTCGACGGCTTGATGGACGACGCCGCCTACAAGACCTTCTGTGCCAATTCACATTAACTGGGGACTGCACTGACATGCGCTATTTGCCGATGACCGAGGTCGATCGCCAGGCGATGCTGGCGAAGATCGGCGTTCCCTCGGTCGAAAGTCTTTATGCCGACGTGCCGAATGGCGCGCTGCAGAAGGCGCCCATCGCCGGCCTCTCCAACCACATGGCGGAAATGGAGGTCGAACGCTTCATCGGCGCCATGGCCAGGAAGAATGTCGGCACCAATGATGTACCGAGCTTCCTCGGCGCCGGCGCCTATCGCCATCATGTCCCAGCCTCGGTCGACCATCTGATCCAGCGCGGGGAATTTCTCACCTCCTATACGCCCTACCAGCCGGAAGTGGCTCAAGGGACGCTGCAATACCTGTTCGAGTTCCAGACGCAGGTAGCCCTCCTTACCGGCATGGATGTCGCCAACGCCTCGATGTATGACGGCGCCACCTCGACCACCGAGGCCGTCGCCATGGCGAACCGCGTCACACGCCGGAAAAAGGCGATCCTCTCCGGCGGGCTGCACCCGCATTACCGCGAAGTCGTCGAAACCCATGGCCGCCACACCGGCTTCGAGACCGTCTCGGCGCCGCTCGATGCAACGGGCAAGGAAGACCTCGGGCAACTGCTCGGCCCAGACGTCTCCTGCGTCGTCGTGCAGAATCCAAGCTTCTTCGGCCATGTCCACGACCTCAAGGCCCTCGCCGATGCCGTCCATGCGGCTGGCGCGCTCCTCATCGTCGTGGTGACCGAAATTGTCTCGCTGGGCCTCATCACCCCGCCCGGCGAAATGGGCGCCGATATCGTGACCGCGGAAGGCCAGTCGATCGGCAATCCGCTGGGCTTCGGTGGTCCCTATGTCGGCCTCTTCGCGGCACGTGAAAAATTCCTGCGCCAGATGCCGGGCCGCCTTGCCGGTCAGACCGTCGATGTCGACGGGCGACGCGGTTGGGTGCTGACGCTCTCCACCCGCGAACAGCATATCCGGCGCGAGAAGGCCACCAGCAATATCTGCACCAATTCCGGCCTTTGCGCCTTGGCCTTCACCATTCACATGTCGCTGCTCGGTGAAACGGGGCTCAACCATCTGGCGCGCCTCAACCACGCCTATGCCAGTGTGCTGGCCGACCGCCTTGCCGCCATTCCCGGCGTGAAGCTCATCAATGATAGCTTCTTCAACGAGTTCACATTGCAATTGCCCAAGCCGGCGATCTCCGTTGTCGAGGCCTTGGCGCAGCGCCGCATCCTCGGCGGCGTCCCGGTGGCGCGCCTCGTCAACGACAAGGCGGCGGAGAATCTGCTGCTCGTCGCCGCAACCGAGCTCACCACCGAGGCCGAAATGGATGCCCTCGAGGCCGGCCTGAAAGAGGTCCTGAAATGACCACACCCAATCCCCTCACCAACACCATCTCCGGCAATCGCGGTCTGCAGATCGAAGAGCCGTTGATCTTCGAGATGGACGCCCCGGGTCGTTCCGGCGTCGATCTGCCGGCGATCCCCACGCATAAGGAACGCTTAGGGGGAATGAAGCGCAAAGGCGAGGTCGGCCTGCCGGGCTTGGGCGAAAGCCAGGTCGTGCGCCACTACACCAAGCTCAGCCAGAAGAACTATGCGATCGACATGTCGGTCTATCCGCTGGGCTCGTGCACGATGAAGCACAACCCGCGCCTTAATGAGAAGATCGCGCGACTTCCCGGTATTGCCGATCTCCACCCGATGCAGCCGGTCTCCACCGTGCAGGGCGCCTTGGAGATCATCGATACGCTGGCGCATTGGCTGAAAACGCTGACCGGGATGCCGGCCGTCGCCATGTCGCCCGCGGCCGGCGCTCATGGCGAACTCTGCGGTATGCTGACCATCCGCGCCGCGCATCTGGCGAAGGGTGATGCCAGAAAGCGCATCCTGGTACCGGAATCGGCCCATGGGACCAACCCCGCGACGGCAGCATCGATCGGCTATGACGTCGATCCGGTGCCGGCCGATGACCGTGGCCGCGTCGATCTTGCGGCCTTCAAGGCCAAGCTGGGTCCCGATGTCGCCGGCACCATGATCACCAACCCCAACACCTGCGGCCTGTTCGAGAACGACATCATCGACATCGCCGATGCGATCCACGGGGCCGGTGGCTACTTCTATTGCGACGGCGCCAATTTCAACGCCATCGTCGGCCGCGTGCGACCGGGTGATCTCGGCGTCGATGCGATGCATATCAATCTGCACAAGACCTTCTCGACGCCCCATGGCGGCGGCGGTCCGGGTGCGGGGCCCGTCGTCCTCTCGGAAGCCCTCGCCCCTTACGCGCCGATCCCATACGTGACGCATGGCAAGAACGGCTTCGACCTCGTGGAGCATGACGCCAGCGGTACGTCTTTCGGGCGCCTGAAAGGCTTCCACGGCCAGATGGGCATGTTCACCCGCGCCCTCTCCTACATCCTCAGCCATGGCGCCGATGGCTTGCGCCAGGTCTCAGGGGATGCGGTCTTGAACGCCAATTACCTGCAGGCCACTTTGCGCAGCGACCTCACCGCCGCCTTCCCCGGCACCTGCATGCATGAGGCGCTGTTCAATGACGACTTCCTGGAAGGGACCGGTGTCACCACGCTCGATTTTGCCAAGGCGATGATCGACGAGGGCTATCACCCGATGACCATGTATTTCCCGCTGGTCGTTCATGGCGCGCTGCTGATGGAGCCCACCGAGACCGAGAGCAAGATCGGCCTCGATCGTTATATCGAGGTGGTGCAGGGTCTGGCACGCCGGGCCAAGGGTGGCGACGCCGCCTATTTCCAGGGCGCTCCCTACCACACGCCGCGCCGGCGCCTCGACGAAACCCTGGCCGCCCGCCAGCCGATCCTGCGCTGGAAGCCGGAACAGGCGAAGAAAGCGGCAGAGTAATCTTGTCTGTCGCTGAGAACGCCTTCCCTTGCCGAGGTGAGGGGAGGCGTTTTAGTTTGCGGTCTTGCGGAACTGCCGCGGCGACACGCCGAACATGTCGCGGAAGCTGCGGCTGAAATGGGCCGCGTCGCTGAAGCCGTGGGCAAAGGCGATTTCCGATATGCGCGCGGTTGGCCGCGCCAGCAGGTCGTCGCGGCAGCGTTGCAAACGCTGCTGCCAGATCCAGCGTTCGACGGTGTGTCCGCCCGACTGGAACAGCCGGTGCAGCTGCCGCTCCGAAATCCCAGCAGCCCGGGCGATATCGTCTGGCCGCAGATCCGGATCGGCCAGATTTTGCAGGATGAAATCCTGAATGCGCCGCCGCATGGCGCGGTGATAGCCGCCATCGGCATCGTCTTCGACCGCGCTCAGCGAGGTGGCAAGGAGGTCGAGCGTCGCACGGAGGATCGGCGCAGTGCCGCTCAAGGGTAAGGCAGCACCCTCGCGCGCCAGCGCACGCAGATGCGTTGCAAACAACGCCCCTGGACCGCGTCGCCCGCTGACCGGGCGCAACACGAGATCCTCCGCCTGTGGCAGGCGTTCGGCCACCAGTTCGTGGGGCAGCAGCAGCGTGATCTTTTCCAGATCCTGCGGCAGGCCAAAGGCAATCGGCCGGGTGCTGTCCCACAGGGTGAAGGAACCCTGCTCCAGCATGATTTCGCGACCGCCCTGGGTCAGTTTCTCACGGCCCTTGAGGACATAGAGGATGCCAAAGAGCGGCTGCTGCAGTTGCGCGATCTCCGCCTTGCCGCGACGCCCCTCGCACGGGTCGCAGGCACAATGCACGATCTGCGCCTGGCCGATCGCCTGCTGGCGAAAGCGCGCCCGATAATCTCCCTCCAGGCGACGCGGCAGATCCCAGGGTAGATGCGTGGCGCTGACCGCATCGCGCCACCAATCATATTGGCGAGCACCCGGCAGATGATCGCTGGAGTGAATGGTGGTGGCGTCTAGCTGCATCGCGGTCACACATCTGGCTGGCACGGTGAAGCAAGTAATTGGGCAGGGTCGGGCAAGATGGCGGCGACCGACCGTCGCATACTGTCCCTTAGAATCCGGGACCAGTCAATTCAACGAGTATCCGGAGCTTCAGGAGGAGACGAAAATGGCCGGTAGCCAATCGGGTACCCATGCGCCCGCCGATAGCAATCCCGCCGACATCATGTGCCAGACCGAGAAGATGGCATGGATCCCGTTCACGGATGCCATTTCCTACAAGGTGCTGCGGACCAGCGCGGAAACAGGCACCTGGACGGTTCTGTTCAAATGCGACAAGGGCTCCAGCTTCGCGCCACATTTTCACTATGGTGCCGGCGAATATCTGATGCTGAAGGGTGTCATGGATTACCGCGCCGGCATCGCGCGCGCCGGCGACTATGGTTATGAACCCCTCGGCGTCTATCACGAACGCACCGAATTCGTCGAAGACACGGTGCTGTGGTTCTCGAATCACGGGCCGGTCGCGTTCGTTAATCCCGACAAGTCGATCCTGATGATGCTCGACTGGAAGTTCTTCGCCGACGCTCAGGCCAAGCAGGCGCTGGCCGCCTGACACCAGCCGATCATCACAATCGCGGGGGAGACCGTCATTATGCCGACACGGCAGCAATGGCTGTGGATGTATGAGACCATGGTCAAATCGCGCGCCTTCGAGGAGCGCATCGCCACTGCCTATTTCGAGGGAAAATCGCCGGTCTTCAACATGGCCAACGGGCCGATCCCCGGCGAGATGCATCTCTCCAACGGCCAGGAGCCCTGCGCAGTGGGTGTTTGTGCGCATCTCACCGCCGCCGATTTCGTGACCGCGACACACCGGCCGCATCACATCGCCATCGCCAAGGGCGTCGATCTCGACGCCATGGCGGCGGAGATCTTCGGCAAGAAGACCGGCCTCTCCGGCGGCCGCGGCGGGCACATGCATATCTTTGATGCCCGGGTCAATTTCGCCTGTTCCGGCATCATTGCGCAGGGAATGGGCCCGGCGGTGGGGGCTGCCACCGCCTTCAAATTGCGGCATGAGACGCGCGTCGCGGTCGCGTTCATCGGCGAAGGTGCCGCCAATCAGGGCGCCTTCCATGAATCCTTGAACCTCGCCGCCGTATGGCAGGCGCCGGTCGTCTTCGTGATCGAGGACAATGGTTGGGGCATTTCGGTGGCCAAGGCGCAATCGACCGCCATCGCCCATAATGACAGCCGCGCCGCGGCCTATGGCATGCCGGGGCGTCGTGTGGCCGGGAACGACCCGGCCGCCATCTTCGCCGTGGCTGGCGAGGCCATTGCCCGCGCGCGCGCCGGCGCTGGCCCCAGCCTCATCGAGATCGAGACATCGCGCCTTGCCGGTCACTTCATCGGCGATGCCGAGGGCTACCGTCCAGCGGGCGAAAAAGACGCACTCTTCGCCCGCGACCCCATCGTGGTTCTGCGTGAGAAATTGCTGGCCGAGCAGATCATGAGCGAGGCCGATGACTTGGCTGCCGTGAAGCGGGCCGAAAGCGCCGTCGAGCAGGCGATTGCCAAGGCACGTGCCGCACCCTTCCCCGCTGCTGCGGAAGCCTTCGACCATGTCTTTGCCTGATCCGGAGTGCACCACATGACCGCCACTGCGACAGCCACGATTCTCCCCAACCGCGCCAAGCGCAATCTCACCATCGCCAAGGCGATGGCCGAGGCCCTCGCCCAGGAAATGCGGCGCGATTCCTCCGTGCTGGTGATGGGCGAGGATATCGGGCAGCTGGGTGGCGTCTTTGGGAATACCCGCGGTCTCTTGGAGGAGTTCGGGCCAGCGCGCGTCCGCGACACGCCCATCTCCGAGACCGGCTTCATCGGTGCCGCCGTCGGCATGGCGGCGGTCGGCATGCGGCCGGTGGTCGAACTGATGTTCGTCGATTTCTTCGGCGTCTGCATGGATGCGATCTATAACCTCGCTGCCAAGAACTGTTATTTCTCCGGTGGCCAGGCCGGGGTGCCGATGGTGCTGATGACATCGGTCGGTGGCGGCTATGGCGATGCCGGCCAGCACAGCCAATGCCTTTACGGTACCTTTGCCCACCTGCCGGGCATGAAAGTGATGGTGCCCAGCAATGCCTATGACGCCAAGGGGCTGATGCTCGCCGCCATTCGCGACGACAATCCCGTGATCTTCATGTTCCACAAGGCCCTGCAGGGCATGGGTTGGCTGGGTACCGTCCAGGGCAGCATCAATGACGTGCCGGAAGACGATTACACCGTACCCTTCGGCCAGGCCGCCATCGCCCGCGTGGGCAAGGATGTCACCATCGTCGGCCTTGGCGCCACGGTGCATCTCGCCCTCGACGCAGCGCAGGAACTGATCGCGGCAGGCATCGATGCGGAAGTGGTCGATCTGCGCTCTCTGGTGCCGCTGGATCGCGTCACGGTCAATGCCTCGGTCGCCAAGACGGGCCGGCTGCTGGTGGTGGACGAGGATTATTTGAGCTACGGCGTCTCGGGCGAGATCATCGCCTCGGTGGTCGAGGCCGGGACCAGCCTCAAAACGCCGCCACGGCGCATCGCCTTTCCGGACATTCCCATTCCCTTCAGCCCGGCGCTGGAACGCCCAGCCTTGCCCAGCGCCGAGAAGATCGTGGCGGCGGCCACCGCCATGATGCGGGGCGGCCGATGATTCCGGTGGTCATTCCGCCCGACCTCTGGGAAGGGGAGATCGAAGGCGCTGTCTCTGCCTGGCTGTTCGCCGATGGCGATCCTGTGCGCACCGGCGACCTCATCGCCGAGGTGATGGTCGAGAAAACCAGTTATGACGTGACCGCCCCTGCCGATGGTATGCTGCAGATCCGCATTCCGGCGGAAAAACCCTTCAAGCGCGGCGCCATCATTGCCGCGATCGGCTGAGGACGGCGCTTATCTGGCAGTTTGAGACGATTTCCGACGGCGATATCGACGGCGATGTACGGCTTCTCGATCAATTGAGTGTCGGCACGCCGGCTTTGGCGCGCCTGTGGCAGACGACGCCTTGCCTCGCCGTGCCGTCGCGCGTCGCGTCCTTGCCGGGCTTCACCGAAGCTGCCGCAGCGGCCGAGGCACGGGGCTGGCCGGTGCATGTCCGTGCGACCGGCGGCGCGCCGGTGCCGCAGTTTCCGGGCATGCTCAATCTCGCGTTGGCCTACCGGCTGGATGCCGACCGGCCCTGGTCGCTGGACGATGGCTATCGGCATCTGGCCCATGTGCTGACAACCTCCCTGGGGCAACTTGGCCTTGCCGCGGAAACCGGCGAGATCGCCGACGCCTTCTGCCCCGGCCGCTACGACC containing:
- the ispH gene encoding 4-hydroxy-3-methylbut-2-enyl diphosphate reductase, whose amino-acid sequence is MSKSKLTVYLAAPRGFCAGVDRAIQIVERALERYGAPVYVRHEIVHNRHVVEALEKKGAVFVEELDEIPGKFPVVFSAHGVPKSVPEDAERRELMYLDATCPLVSKVHREAEGHYATGQHIILIGHAGHPEVIGTIGQLPEGAVSLVETAEDAEKIEVKDPRNLAFITQTTLSIDDTIGIIAVLKRRFPDIHGPRKEDICYATTNRQQAVKAIAEKCDLMLVIGAPNSSNSRRLVEVARVAGCPEAHLVQKAAEIDWSWFDGVKTVGITAGASAPEILVQEVIGALRDRYDIDTDEVSVTTETTHFKLPRALTA
- the gcvPB gene encoding aminomethyl-transferring glycine dehydrogenase subunit GcvPB, which encodes MTTPNPLTNTISGNRGLQIEEPLIFEMDAPGRSGVDLPAIPTHKERLGGMKRKGEVGLPGLGESQVVRHYTKLSQKNYAIDMSVYPLGSCTMKHNPRLNEKIARLPGIADLHPMQPVSTVQGALEIIDTLAHWLKTLTGMPAVAMSPAAGAHGELCGMLTIRAAHLAKGDARKRILVPESAHGTNPATAASIGYDVDPVPADDRGRVDLAAFKAKLGPDVAGTMITNPNTCGLFENDIIDIADAIHGAGGYFYCDGANFNAIVGRVRPGDLGVDAMHINLHKTFSTPHGGGGPGAGPVVLSEALAPYAPIPYVTHGKNGFDLVEHDASGTSFGRLKGFHGQMGMFTRALSYILSHGADGLRQVSGDAVLNANYLQATLRSDLTAAFPGTCMHEALFNDDFLEGTGVTTLDFAKAMIDEGYHPMTMYFPLVVHGALLMEPTETESKIGLDRYIEVVQGLARRAKGGDAAYFQGAPYHTPRRRLDETLAARQPILRWKPEQAKKAAE
- the gcvT gene encoding glycine cleavage system aminomethyltransferase GcvT produces the protein MSSGSGVDAPLLVTALHDLHIALGAKMVPFAGYDMPVQYPAGILAEHLHTRAGAGLFDVSHMGQIRIRAESFAAAAAAVERLCPADFQALKPGQQRYSFFTDNSGGILDDLMVTRLGAGDDRDHLFMVVNAGCKDSDIAHLKANLGARCEIEVLADRSLVALQGPLAAAVFARLAPDSAKLKFMNGAALKAAGFDVIATRSGYTGEDGFEISVANADIAAFAKKLLDEPEVNPIGLGARDSLRLEAGLCLYGNDITEKTNPVEAGLVWAMQKRRREEGGFPGAGIIQRQLAEGPSRLRVGILPEGKAPARAHTEITDAGGRVIGEITSGGFGPSLGAPLAMGYVEKAHATIGTSVNLMVRGKALPAKIAAMPFVAHRYQR
- a CDS encoding helix-turn-helix domain-containing protein, with the translated sequence MQLDATTIHSSDHLPGARQYDWWRDAVSATHLPWDLPRRLEGDYRARFRQQAIGQAQIVHCACDPCEGRRGKAEIAQLQQPLFGILYVLKGREKLTQGGREIMLEQGSFTLWDSTRPIAFGLPQDLEKITLLLPHELVAERLPQAEDLVLRPVSGRRGPGALFATHLRALAREGAALPLSGTAPILRATLDLLATSLSAVEDDADGGYHRAMRRRIQDFILQNLADPDLRPDDIARAAGISERQLHRLFQSGGHTVERWIWQQRLQRCRDDLLARPTARISEIAFAHGFSDAAHFSRSFRDMFGVSPRQFRKTAN
- the gcvPA gene encoding aminomethyl-transferring glycine dehydrogenase subunit GcvPA is translated as MRYLPMTEVDRQAMLAKIGVPSVESLYADVPNGALQKAPIAGLSNHMAEMEVERFIGAMARKNVGTNDVPSFLGAGAYRHHVPASVDHLIQRGEFLTSYTPYQPEVAQGTLQYLFEFQTQVALLTGMDVANASMYDGATSTTEAVAMANRVTRRKKAILSGGLHPHYREVVETHGRHTGFETVSAPLDATGKEDLGQLLGPDVSCVVVQNPSFFGHVHDLKALADAVHAAGALLIVVVTEIVSLGLITPPGEMGADIVTAEGQSIGNPLGFGGPYVGLFAAREKFLRQMPGRLAGQTVDVDGRRGWVLTLSTREQHIRREKATSNICTNSGLCALAFTIHMSLLGETGLNHLARLNHAYASVLADRLAAIPGVKLINDSFFNEFTLQLPKPAISVVEALAQRRILGGVPVARLVNDKAAENLLLVAATELTTEAEMDALEAGLKEVLK
- a CDS encoding alpha-ketoacid dehydrogenase subunit beta → MTATATATILPNRAKRNLTIAKAMAEALAQEMRRDSSVLVMGEDIGQLGGVFGNTRGLLEEFGPARVRDTPISETGFIGAAVGMAAVGMRPVVELMFVDFFGVCMDAIYNLAAKNCYFSGGQAGVPMVLMTSVGGGYGDAGQHSQCLYGTFAHLPGMKVMVPSNAYDAKGLMLAAIRDDNPVIFMFHKALQGMGWLGTVQGSINDVPEDDYTVPFGQAAIARVGKDVTIVGLGATVHLALDAAQELIAAGIDAEVVDLRSLVPLDRVTVNASVAKTGRLLVVDEDYLSYGVSGEIIASVVEAGTSLKTPPRRIAFPDIPIPFSPALERPALPSAEKIVAAATAMMRGGR
- a CDS encoding 2,4'-dihydroxyacetophenone dioxygenase family protein, producing MAGSQSGTHAPADSNPADIMCQTEKMAWIPFTDAISYKVLRTSAETGTWTVLFKCDKGSSFAPHFHYGAGEYLMLKGVMDYRAGIARAGDYGYEPLGVYHERTEFVEDTVLWFSNHGPVAFVNPDKSILMMLDWKFFADAQAKQALAA
- the gcvH gene encoding glycine cleavage system protein GcvH, producing the protein MSGIRFSKDHEWVKVDGDVATIGISPYAQEQLGDVVFVDLPAIGKKVEKGKELAVVESVKAASEVYAPVSGEVVEVNDALGDAPGTVNEDALGKGWFAKVKMSNKAELDGLMDDAAYKTFCANSH
- a CDS encoding thiamine pyrophosphate-dependent dehydrogenase E1 component subunit alpha, translating into MPTRQQWLWMYETMVKSRAFEERIATAYFEGKSPVFNMANGPIPGEMHLSNGQEPCAVGVCAHLTAADFVTATHRPHHIAIAKGVDLDAMAAEIFGKKTGLSGGRGGHMHIFDARVNFACSGIIAQGMGPAVGAATAFKLRHETRVAVAFIGEGAANQGAFHESLNLAAVWQAPVVFVIEDNGWGISVAKAQSTAIAHNDSRAAAYGMPGRRVAGNDPAAIFAVAGEAIARARAGAGPSLIEIETSRLAGHFIGDAEGYRPAGEKDALFARDPIVVLREKLLAEQIMSEADDLAAVKRAESAVEQAIAKARAAPFPAAAEAFDHVFA
- a CDS encoding homoserine kinase, producing MAVYTEVPDGELAAFVKAYDIGEVVSCKGIAEGVENSNFLMRTTKGSYILTLYEKRVNRSDLPFFLGLMEHLAAKGLSCPTPIKARDGEALRELCGRPAAIISFLEGMWPRRPTERHCQLLGGAMADLHIKGRDFALKRPNNLSLAGWRTLVANTKDRADEVSPGLADTIQDELAFLEKNWPQDLEVGVIHADLFPDNVFFLGDRLSGLIDFYFACTDFLVYDVAICLNAWCFEQKGEFNVTKAKLMIESYAKLRPLPEAELAAMPVLARGGALRFLLTRLYDWLNHPPGAFVSPKDPLEYLKKLRFHQQAKSVAAYGL
- a CDS encoding CDGSH iron-sulfur domain-containing protein is translated as MAKMTDPQIAQKAPFKIDVEAGKSYFWCACGRSQKQPFCDGSHKGTGLSPIKFDATAAKAVFFCGCKHSQKAPLCDGTHANL